A genome region from Anolis carolinensis isolate JA03-04 chromosome 6, rAnoCar3.1.pri, whole genome shotgun sequence includes the following:
- the haus4 gene encoding HAUS augmin-like complex subunit 4 — MASASRTIATELLQQGHGSCLPPCSLTKEDLAAYPGLTNLLMGLTKHMDSSGLSVNLAQQMEEARKELQIRKASWLKWEALHRLLQEALREQGTGLPPKDREFLEALEQLLLIAELKRMLEVDPSLQSTQSSLLGLEPSHMLELLPPKQEMEQIQKRLPTELEKHLKSKCLALLSYYRPESDSANETVRVAMSGTLAERLAEEKQRLQEAKDRHQELVGLLEQQKAAYPQVLLRCVAMLKRLAREYRLGTQSELDRLNTHYLEIKCSAVFLKIRLEELSILLETYTPEKLDVHRMIRDNLRATLSREEQNLATTRKILFDYETLDSAFEELVKEYARLQGIIHNRQWMLKEFNKD; from the exons ATGGCATCTGCCTCAAGAACCATTGCTACTGAGCTGCTGCAGCAAG GTCATGGAAGCTGCCTGCCCCCCTGCTCACTCACCAAAGAGGATCTGGCTGCCTATCCTGGCCTGACAAATCTTCTTATGGGTCTCACTAAACACATGGACTCCAGTGGGCTGAGTGTCAACTTGGCCCAGCAAATGGAAGAG GCAAGGAAAGAACTGCAGATACGAAAAGCAAGCTGGCTAAAATGGGAGGCCCTGCACCGGCTTCTGCAGGAGGCACTAAGAGAACAAGGAACTGGCCTTCCCCCAAAGGACAGAGAA TTTCTGGAAGCCTTGGAACAGCTGCTTTTGATAGCCGAACTGAAACGAATGCTTGAGGTTGACCCTTCTCTGCAAAGTACACAGTCGTCTCTCTTAGGTCTGGAGCCCTCTCATATGCTGGAACTTCTTCCCCCAAAACAA GAGATGGAACAAATACAAAAGCGGCTCCCCACAGAGTTGGAAAAACATCTTAAGTCCAAATGCTTGGCTCTGCTCAGCTACTACCGCCCTGAAAGTG ACAGTGCTAATGAGACTGTCCGGGTTGCCATGTCTGGGACCCTGGCGGAAAGGCTGGCCGAAGAGAAGCAGCGTCTGCAGGAGGCCAAGGATCGACACCAAGAACTTGTGGGGctgctggagcagcagaaagccgCATACCCACAG GTCCTGTTACGTTGTGTAGCTATGCTGAAACGCTTGGCCCGCGAGTATCGCCTCGGCACCCAATCTGAACTGGACCGTCTCAACACCCACTATCTAGAGATCAAGTGCAGCGCCGTGTTTCTTAAGATACG GCTTGAGGAACTGAGCATCCTTTTGGAAACATACACCCCTGAGAAACTTGATGTGCATCGAATGATCAG GGACAATTTGCGGGCAACGCTAAGCCGAGAGGAGCAAAACCTAGCCACGACCCGCAAGATCCTTTTCGACTATGAGACACTGGACTCTGCATTTGAGGAATTGGTAAAAGAGTATGCCCGACTTCAGGGCATCATTCACAACAGGCAATGGATGCTGAAGGAATTCAACAAAGACTGA